In one window of Brachyhypopomus gauderio isolate BG-103 chromosome 16, BGAUD_0.2, whole genome shotgun sequence DNA:
- the LOC143477394 gene encoding olfactory receptor 4B13-like: MKNSTEEFIFVLHGLNDTSTNITIYFAFGLLVYIMTLCVNLMLIILVILDKTLHEPMYVFICSLLVNGICGASAVYPKILADLLSDSHVVSYTPCLIQTCVIFCYSLCEITCLTVMAYDRYVAICKPLEYLTIMTHQKVMKLLAFSWLFSLLQTAIVAVLTVSEPLCGNDIDMLYCSNWEVVKLSCKDVTMMDVYGNILIISHFAQMTFIIISYIYIIRTSLRSTTGRVKFMQTCLPHLITLTNFNVSLLFDVVYSRYIKSQTQQALRSILGMEFLIVPPLLNPIIYGMKLTQMRQEFVKMYINKFKTVRMD; the protein is encoded by the coding sequence ATGAAAAATTCCACTGAAGAGTTCATATTCGTGCTCCATGGATTGAATGACACATCAACAAATATTACTATTTACTTTGCATTTGGTCTTCTTGTCTATATTATGACATTGTGTGTAAATTTGATGTTAATCATATTAGTTATTCTGGATAAGACACTTCATGAACCTATGTATGTGTTCATATGTAGTTTGCTTGTAAATGGAATATGTGGTGCTTCTGCTGTCTATCCAAAGATCCTTGCTGATCTTTTATCAGACTCCCATGTTGTATCATATACACCTTGCCTGATACAAACATGTGTCATTTTCTGTTATTCTTTGTGTGAAATCACATGTCTAACTGTCATGGCATATGACAGGTATGTAGCTATTTGTAAGCCTTTGGAATATCTCACCATTATGACACACCAGAAGGTTATGAAACTGCTGGCTTTTAGTTGGCTCTTCTCCTTACTGCAAACAGCCATTGTGGCAGTGCTGACAGTCAGTGAGCCTTTATGTGGTAATGACATCGATATGCTTTACTGCTCTAACTGGGAGGTTGTTAAATTATCTTGCAAAGATGTGACTATGATGGATGTGTATGGGAACATCCTAATAATTTCTCATTTTGCCCAAAtgacatttattattatttcatataTTTACATCATCAGAACATCTTTACGGTCTACGACAGGAAGGGTTAAATTCATGCAGACGTGTCTTCCCCATTTAATCACCCTCACAAACTTCAATGTTTCCCTACTCTTTGATGTCGTATATTCTCGCTATATCAAAAGTCAAACACAGCAAGCACTACGCAGTATATTGGGTATGGAGTTTCTTATTGTGCCACCTCTCCTAAACCCGAtcatatatggaatgaaactgaCCCAGATGCGACAGGAGTTTGTGAAAATGTACATCAACAAATTTAAAACAGTGAGAATGGACTGA